The Nocardioides panzhihuensis genome has a segment encoding these proteins:
- a CDS encoding flavin-containing monooxygenase, with amino-acid sequence MTTADLIPVDHLIVGAGFGGLCAAIKLEEDGERDFVVIEKGSGVGGTWRDNTYPGAACDVPSQLYSYSFALNPDWSMSFSPQPEIEAYIKKVAESSGTLDRFVFDTAMTAATWDETRQRWLVETEGKTGKKTYAATTLIAGPGALSEPKLPEIEGIEGFQGEIFHSAQWNHDIDLAGKRVAVIGTGASAIQIVPEIQKKAARVDVYQRTAPWVLPRNEHRYSKLEKAAFRHVPGVQRLARAAVYWGLEVRVLGLAVQPKLTLAHQLMAQNNIRRGIKDPELRRKVTPDYTLGCKRTLISNAYYPALAADNVDLITDGIARVSENAIVAKDGATREIDVLVVATGFYTTDLPIAHTLTGSKGRTMAERFTETGMSAYKGTTVPEFPNLFFIVGPNTGLGHSSMVYMIESQVAYVRDAIRTMRTNAYAAVEPTEDATSAWNDDLQRKMANTVWSEGGCASWYLDEHGRNTTLWPTFTFLFRHLTSKFDVDKYVVTAAPTGPTVSTSPTVSTTNEESVPA; translated from the coding sequence ATGACCACTGCTGACCTCATCCCCGTCGACCACCTGATCGTCGGTGCCGGCTTCGGAGGCCTGTGCGCGGCGATCAAGCTCGAAGAGGACGGCGAGCGTGACTTCGTCGTCATCGAGAAGGGCTCCGGCGTCGGTGGCACCTGGCGCGACAACACCTATCCCGGTGCCGCCTGCGACGTGCCCAGCCAGCTCTACAGCTACTCCTTCGCGCTCAACCCCGACTGGTCGATGAGCTTCTCGCCCCAGCCGGAGATCGAGGCGTACATCAAGAAGGTCGCCGAGAGCTCGGGCACCCTGGACCGCTTCGTCTTCGACACCGCGATGACCGCCGCGACCTGGGACGAGACCCGACAGCGCTGGCTCGTCGAGACCGAAGGCAAGACCGGCAAGAAGACGTACGCAGCGACCACCCTGATCGCCGGCCCCGGCGCCCTCAGCGAGCCGAAGCTGCCCGAGATCGAGGGCATCGAAGGCTTCCAGGGCGAGATCTTCCACTCCGCGCAGTGGAACCACGACATCGACCTCGCCGGAAAGCGCGTCGCCGTGATCGGCACCGGCGCGAGCGCGATCCAGATCGTCCCGGAGATCCAGAAGAAGGCCGCGCGCGTCGACGTCTACCAGCGCACCGCGCCATGGGTGCTCCCCCGCAACGAGCACCGCTACTCCAAGCTCGAGAAGGCCGCCTTCCGCCACGTCCCCGGTGTCCAGCGGCTCGCCCGCGCGGCCGTCTACTGGGGCCTCGAGGTCCGTGTCCTCGGCCTCGCCGTCCAGCCGAAGCTCACCCTGGCCCACCAGCTGATGGCGCAGAACAACATCCGCCGCGGCATCAAGGACCCCGAGCTGCGCCGCAAGGTCACCCCGGACTACACGCTCGGCTGCAAGCGCACGCTGATCTCCAACGCCTACTACCCGGCATTGGCCGCCGACAACGTCGACCTGATCACCGACGGCATCGCCCGGGTGAGCGAGAACGCGATCGTCGCCAAGGACGGTGCGACCCGCGAGATCGACGTCCTCGTCGTGGCGACCGGTTTCTACACCACCGACCTCCCGATCGCCCACACCCTCACCGGCAGCAAGGGCCGCACGATGGCGGAGCGGTTCACGGAGACCGGGATGAGCGCCTACAAGGGCACCACGGTCCCCGAGTTCCCCAACCTCTTCTTCATCGTCGGCCCCAACACCGGCCTGGGCCACTCCTCGATGGTCTACATGATCGAGTCGCAGGTGGCCTACGTCCGCGACGCGATCCGCACCATGCGCACCAACGCCTACGCCGCGGTCGAGCCCACCGAGGACGCCACCTCGGCGTGGAACGACGACCTGCAGCGCAAGATGGCGAACACGGTCTGGTCCGAGGGCGGGTGCGCGTCGTGGTATCTCGACGAGCACGGCCGCAACACCACCCTGTGGCCCACCTTCACGTTCCTGTTCCGCCACCTGACCAGCAAGTTCGACGTCGACAAGTACGTCGTCACCGCGGCCCCGACAGGCCCGACGGTCTCGACGAGCCCAACGGTCTCGACCACCAATGAGGAGAGTGTCCCCGCATGA
- a CDS encoding TetR/AcrR family transcriptional regulator, with translation MSQRTRLTPEQRREQLLDLGVRLFAINSLDEISIDVVAREAGISRGLLYHYFGDKMAFREAVVRRAAEALVAQTAPPETGEPVERLLASMTAYVDFVDANYEGYVSMVRGAASDPVLRAIYDEAFGALGARIFEANVDFVTDSPAARLIVRGWQAMSEEMVLSWKADSAGLSREELLGVLAGSLPVLLELLGGAG, from the coding sequence ATGAGTCAACGGACGAGACTGACGCCCGAGCAACGCCGTGAGCAGCTGCTCGACCTGGGCGTTCGTCTCTTCGCGATCAACTCCCTCGATGAGATCTCCATCGACGTGGTGGCGCGTGAGGCAGGCATCTCTCGCGGCCTCCTCTACCACTACTTCGGCGACAAGATGGCCTTCCGTGAGGCGGTCGTGCGCCGTGCTGCCGAGGCGCTCGTCGCCCAGACCGCGCCGCCGGAGACAGGGGAGCCGGTCGAGCGCCTGCTGGCGTCGATGACCGCATATGTGGACTTCGTCGACGCCAACTACGAGGGGTACGTCTCGATGGTCCGCGGCGCCGCGAGCGACCCGGTCCTGCGCGCGATCTACGACGAGGCCTTCGGCGCTCTCGGGGCCCGGATCTTCGAGGCGAACGTCGACTTCGTCACCGACAGTCCTGCCGCCCGGCTGATCGTCAGGGGTTGGCAGGCGATGTCGGAGGAGATGGTGCTCTCGTGGAAGGCCGACTCCGCGGGTCTGTCTCGTGAGGAGCTGCTGGGTGTGCTGGCAGGGTCGTTGCCGGTGCTGCTGGAGCTGCTGGGCGGGGCGGGGTAG